In Salmo salar chromosome ssa03, Ssal_v3.1, whole genome shotgun sequence, a single genomic region encodes these proteins:
- the LOC123741597 gene encoding E3 ubiquitin-protein ligase rnf213-alpha-like, with the protein MVRITLVKDSPEMVRITPVKDSPEMVRITLVKNSPEMVRITLVKDSPEMVRITLVKHSPEMVRITLVKDSPEMVRITLVKDSPEMVRITLVKDSPEMVRITPVKDSPEMVRITLVKNSPEMVRITLVKDSPEMVRITLVKHSPEMVRITLVKDSPEMVLDVYASVSCVELLEPHALDSDAQCQDWLKQVKRLKGSMELVCSQRSLKQYGERSRELFDYICNHWNRICIVFLFVEHMLIGFESEERELKSLVLDHTRTIGKILAKNSDVKSEEPFAAIITVLKTCKQKASDLICKFGFQCRVCMGEPQDPVDLPCHHMFCLTCVRGCLNTGQMYCPTCKHELPDDFEVKVTEDIRACITLNAQFRQSCNAFFIDLVTTVCFKDNIPPSKGVILHLLSFLMVETEPIPLIRAQSQIHTKDFSPFDESMDKNPVVRSVILKLLLKYTFDDVKEYLQQYLTLIEESNILEAEDKNELYALYINCLEDSMFDRKPHECQKPADQQAYLQNETEFLRHFLDFVTTSAETVTIEYLQQIARVRLCLDMAAHLLHSKKMHEMYAFTTVSRSG; encoded by the exons ATGGTAAGAATCACACTAGTGAAGGACAGCCCAGAGATGGTAAGAATCACACCAGTGAAAGACAGCCCAGAGATGGTAAGAATCACACTAGTGAAGAACAGCCCAGAGATGGTAAGAATCACACTAGTGAAGGACAGTCCAGAGATGGTAAGAATCACACTAGTGAAGCACAGCCCAGAGATGGTAAGAATCACACTAGTGAAGGACAGCCCAGAGATGGTAAGAATCACACTAGTGAAAGACAGCCCAGAGATGGTAAGAATCACACTAGTGAAGGACAGCCCAGAGATGGTAAGAATCACACCAGTGAAAGACAGCCCAGAGATGGTAAGAATCACACTAGTGAAGAACAGCCCAGAGATGGTAAGAATCACACTAGTGAAGGACAGCCCAGAGATGGTAAGAATCACACTAGTGAAGCACAGCCCAGAGATGGTAAGAATCACACTAGTGAAGGACAGCCCAGAGATG GTTCTGGATGTCTATGCATCTGTTTCCTGTGTTGAGCTCCTGGAACCCCATGCATTGGACTCTGATGCCCAGTGCCAGGACTGGCTGAAGCAGGTGAAAAGACTGAAGGGGTCTATGGAGCTGGTCTGCTCCCAGAGAAGCCTGAAGCAGTATGGAGAGAGGAGCCGGGAACTGTTTGACTACATCTG tAATCATTGGAACCGTATCTGCATCGTCTTTCTGTTTGTGGAACACATGCTGATAGGCTTTGAGTCTGAGGAGAGGGAGCTCAAGTCTCTGGTCCTTGATCACACTCGTACCATAGGCAAA ATTCTGGCAAAAAACTCAGACGTAAAATCGGAGGAACCATTTGCGGCCATCATTACAGTACTGAAGACTTGCAAGCAAAAAGCAAGTGATCTGATTTGCAA GTTTGGTTTCCAGTGCCGTGTGTGCATGGGGGAACCACAAGACCCCGTGGACCTGCCCTGCCACCACATGTTCTGTCTGACCTGTGTCAGAGGATGTCTCAACACAGGCCAAATGTACTGCCCCACGTGCAAACACGAACTCCCAGATGACTTCGAGGTCAAAGTGACTGAGGACATAAG AGCTTGCATCACACTAAACGCTCAGTTCAGGCAGAGTTGCAATGCGTTTTTCATAGACCTGGTCACTACTGTGTGCTTCAAGGACAACATCCCCCCATCAAAAGGTGTCATCCTGCACCTGTTGTCCTTCCTCATGGTTGAGACAGAACCCATCCCACTCATCAGAG CACAAAGTCAGATACACACCAAAGATTTCTCACCATTTGATGAGTCTATGGACAAGAATCCTGTGGTGCGATCAGTGATACTCAAGCTTCTGCTCAAGTACAC cttTGATGACGTCAAAGAATATCTGCAGCAGTATTTGACATTGATAGAAGAGAGCAACATTCTAGAGGCTGAGGATAAAAATGAACTTTATGCGCTCTACATCAACTGCCTTGAG GACTCCATGTTCGACAGAAAGCCACATGAATGCCAGAAGCCTGCAGATCAGCAGGCCTACCTGCAGAATGAGACTGAGTTCTTGCGTCACTTCCTGGACTTTGTCACTACGTCGGCTGAGACCGTCACAATAGAGTACCTGCAACAGATCGCGAGGGTCCGTCTATGCCTGGACATGGCTGCACACCTGCTCCAtagcaaaaaaatgcatgaaatgtatgcattcactactgtaagtcgctctggataa